A stretch of Microbulbifer sp. SAOS-129_SWC DNA encodes these proteins:
- a CDS encoding ABC transporter permease subunit — protein sequence MIGFLGEARSLRKLTFYFALAALLCVAFADIQITTRSPGHELWLMAHGLLTPRIPDWHQWLDAVLYTLTFSLQGVVLAAIGGFAMAVFYQRARVRLVAACLRSVHEVFWALLFIQVFGISTLTGVLAIALPFAGTMAKVYGEQLEEVDAAPSRALRAAGRTTLSEFFYTRLPLALHAMRHYTGYRMECAIRSSVVLGFIGLPTLGFHLETALRTGEYSAASALLLTLLALIYSLRFWFRARLLWLLVPAAFIAKPISSPAGVSGLGQFLHDCIPAPLRSDWPLEKTLHWAQWLGEQVVTGVWNTALLAQIALVLTGTFALLGSTLNSSHFVSGAGRRLGDGLLLLLRSLPDYLLNFIGLIVLGPSMLPAIIAMTLHNGAIIGHLLGKHSDEVPAPAFPAPSLSRFAYHYVPTLYQRFLAYCFYRWEIIIRETAMLGVLGIPTLGFYIDSAFQFMHFDAALILIAASAALTLAADQVSQRLRRQLRPPVAAVRAVVAPITS from the coding sequence ATGATCGGTTTCCTCGGCGAAGCGCGCAGCCTGCGCAAACTCACCTTCTATTTTGCTCTGGCGGCACTGCTGTGCGTGGCCTTTGCCGATATCCAGATCACCACTCGCAGCCCCGGCCACGAGCTGTGGCTGATGGCGCACGGGCTGCTGACACCGCGCATCCCCGACTGGCACCAGTGGCTGGATGCCGTGCTCTACACGCTGACGTTTTCCCTGCAGGGCGTGGTACTGGCCGCGATCGGCGGTTTCGCGATGGCGGTGTTTTACCAGCGTGCCCGCGTGCGTCTCGTGGCCGCCTGCCTGCGCTCGGTGCACGAGGTGTTCTGGGCGCTGCTGTTTATCCAGGTATTCGGCATTTCCACGCTCACCGGCGTACTCGCCATCGCGTTGCCGTTTGCCGGCACCATGGCCAAGGTCTACGGCGAGCAGCTGGAGGAAGTGGATGCGGCACCGTCGCGCGCGCTGCGCGCAGCCGGGCGCACAACGCTCAGCGAGTTCTTTTACACACGCCTGCCACTGGCGCTGCACGCGATGCGCCACTACACCGGCTACCGCATGGAGTGCGCCATCCGCTCGTCGGTGGTGCTCGGCTTTATCGGCCTGCCGACACTGGGGTTTCACCTGGAGACGGCGCTCAGGACCGGCGAGTACTCGGCGGCCAGCGCGCTGCTGCTGACCCTATTGGCGCTGATCTATTCGCTGCGCTTCTGGTTCCGCGCCAGATTGCTGTGGCTATTGGTACCGGCGGCGTTTATCGCCAAACCCATCTCATCACCGGCGGGGGTCAGCGGCCTGGGGCAGTTCCTGCACGACTGCATCCCGGCGCCGCTGCGCAGCGACTGGCCACTGGAAAAGACCCTGCACTGGGCACAGTGGCTGGGGGAGCAGGTGGTCACCGGGGTGTGGAACACCGCACTGCTGGCACAGATTGCACTGGTGCTGACGGGCACCTTTGCCCTGCTCGGCTCCACGCTGAACTCCTCGCACTTTGTCAGCGGTGCCGGGCGGCGCCTCGGCGACGGTCTGCTGCTGTTGCTGCGCTCACTGCCGGACTACCTGCTGAATTTTATCGGCCTGATCGTGCTGGGGCCGTCGATGCTGCCGGCGATCATTGCCATGACCCTGCACAACGGCGCCATCATCGGCCATCTGCTGGGCAAGCACAGCGATGAAGTACCGGCGCCGGCATTTCCGGCGCCCAGCCTCAGCCGTTTCGCCTATCATTACGTGCCCACGCTGTACCAGCGCTTCCTGGCCTACTGCTTCTACCGCTGGGAAATCATCATCCGCGAGACAGCGATGCTGGGGGTACTGGGCATTCCGACGCTGGGCTTTTATATCGACTCGGCCTTCCAGTTTATGCATTTCGACGCGGCGCTGATCCTGATCGCCGCCAGCGCCGCTCTGACACTGGCCGCCGACCAGGTATCGCAGCGGCTGCGCCGGCAACTGCGCCCGCCGGTGGCGGCGGTCCGCGCGGTGGTGGCACCAATCACGAGCTGA
- a CDS encoding cupin domain-containing protein, which yields MPNLLADLPRNLDDEVFEDIVRSASVRIERIVSNGQSSPESGWYDQDEHEWVAVLQGSAELTFDDGSKVQLGSGDHLNIPAHRRHRVSWTDPQRPTIWLAVFYR from the coding sequence ATGCCCAACCTCCTTGCCGACCTGCCGCGGAATCTCGACGACGAGGTCTTCGAGGATATCGTGCGCAGCGCCAGTGTGCGGATCGAGCGCATCGTTTCCAATGGGCAGTCATCACCCGAGTCCGGCTGGTACGACCAGGACGAACACGAATGGGTGGCGGTATTGCAGGGCAGTGCAGAGCTGACCTTCGACGACGGCAGCAAAGTACAGCTCGGCAGCGGCGATCACCTCAATATCCCCGCCCACCGCCGCCACCGTGTCAGCTGGACCGATCCACAGCGGCCCACCATCTGGCTGGCGGTGTTCTACCGCTAG